The following DNA comes from Cervus elaphus chromosome 8, mCerEla1.1, whole genome shotgun sequence.
TGGTAAGAGCTTGGAGAGCAGAAGCGGGTTCTGGGGTTTCATTTGTGAACTTGCAAATGGGAAtgggtcagggaaggctttctggaggaggaaGTCCACTTCTGAATGGTGAGAGGAAAAGGAGGATGGAAGAAAACGCTTTTCATAAAActgcaatgtaaaaaaaaaagtggaggccAGAGCAAGCTTGGCTCTGGGGAATTAAAAAGTTGTTCCCTGGGAATAGTAGATCGCTAAGAAACTAAGGGCTCAGATAATTTTCTAGGCACAAATTCACTAAGGAACAGAAAAATTTCCCCATGGGGCCAGGTCAGTAAAGGTGCTGGCAGCAACAATCTGAATGACAATCCACCTCGGGACATTCTTCATGTCTTTCAGGATGCTGGGCAGGTCTTTCAGGATGCTACACACTGAGTTTCAAATTTAGCTGGCTTTCTCACAGACTCAACAGAATAGatgtgggaaggggtgggggaggttaGGACAGGCTCTACAGCTGAAAGGGATGGTCTTCACCTAGGCTGGCCAAGTTGGCAGCGAAGCCTGTGACATCAAGGGTACCAGGTCTCCTTGCTGGAAAAGGAgacccatccccacccctgtTAAGTCTGGCATCAGCCAGTTGCTGGGTTAACACACGAATGCCCAGGGAGGCAGAATACAGCCTCTATCTTAAGAAACTGTAGCAAGAAGGGTTGGCAGAGGCCGGAAGGCTTGGAGGCCAGCAGGTGCTGGAGAGAGGAGTAGGAGAAGGATGCTAGAAGTGCAAAGATCGCTCTGGCATTTCCTAGCTTTGCCAGGTCCAGCTGTACTGAGCGTCAGTATTTTAATCTCGGGGCCCTGAAAAGCTTCTGTAAGACCTCGTGTACCAGGATGGAGAAGATTCTCACCCTTTTGCTGATGGCAGCAGTCACCGGGGCTGGGAAAAGACCCCCACTTCCTTCAGCTCTCCTTAGGAgtgtggggagggaagagaggcagACACCGCGGTGGGCAGTCAAGAAGGACTGGGAAAGCCTGTGCCTCAGTCCCTCACATCCTTTTCCCCCAACTTCCTAGTGCCCTGCATTTAttccttgccttgttcctttGAGCCCACGGCGCTTCACCATCGCATCCGTAGCGCATTCTGCATCCCTAGCAGAGAGCGTCCTAGAAGCTCCCAGACCAGAAACCCCCTGGTCCCTGTCCTGCGATCCTCTCACCTTTAAACTGGAGCTTCTCAAGGCTTTCCCgtctcctccccctccttcccctcctggaaACTTCCAGATCTTTGCCCAGCGCCGTCCAGCCCTCTCTCTACCAACCTCCCCTGCCTTCTGCTTGTCCCTTGGGCTTTTCTAAGACCCTGTATTTCGCATGCACTCAGGGTCCTCCCGGGACAGCCTCGGCCCCTTGCCCAGGGCCCCGCTCCGCCCTAGTTGGGAGGCCTAGGGCTAGGCACCGCCTCTCTCCCGACCTCAGTTTACCTCGGGGTACCACGAGGCGGGGGTGGTGGGGCGCTGGCCTAAAGAGCTCCCAATGCGGTGTCCAGCCGCCGCCCGCCCGCGCCCCGCGGGCCTCGCGCCCCCCTCACCTGGGCGCCAGGGCCCGGCGGCTTGCAGGGCCCTGCAGGCGGCCGCCTGAACCGCCAGGCTGGAAGCCGGGTGGCCGGGGCGGTAGGCGGCCGCCTGCACCGGGCCTCCCGCCTGGCGGCCGAACACCGTGCGCAGCAGCGCCTCCAGCAGCCGCAGCTCCGGGGCCCCCGCGTCCTCCGGCTCCGCCTCGGCCACCAGCACCCCGACCAGCGCCGCGCCGGCCCGCCGCCGGCCTCGCACATCCCGCAGCATCTCCCGCAGGTGGCGCCGCGGCCCCCGGGCGGCCAGCGACGACGCGCGGCACAGCACGAAGACGAGCGGGGAGCGGATGGCGCGCGCCCCGGTCGCGTGCCTTTTCGGCACCCCGGGCGCCCCGGGTCCCGCGCCCTCGGCGGCCCCGCCGCCCGGCTTGCCCGCGGCTTGCTGGGGCGGGAACACTGCTCGGGCGAAGTCCCACAGGAGCGCGCGGCTCTGCTCGCGCTCCCATAGCTCGCCCACCAGTAGCACCTGCCCGCGGCCGCCCGCCGCCTCCACCAGCGCCTGGAAGGGCGGCTGGCCCGGGCTCTCGGGCCGGGCGGCCAGCGCCTCCAACTCGCTCTCCATGCTCGCGGCCGCCCGACCTCTGCGGCCGCTGCGGCCCTGCCGGACCAGCTGCCCGCCTCTCGGGGCGGCGGCGCCGGGCCGGGAGGACACGCCTCCAGGGCTGCGCCTCGCCCGACCCCCGGCCCGAGGGCAGGATCGCCCGGCTTCAGCCGGGAACTGGGCGGGGGCTTTCTCCTCCGCCAGCCCTCTAAGGGTGGCGCCTCCCGCGGTCCCCCGGCGGcagagaaggggaaactgagcccTTGATCCAACATTTACTGAACGCCTACTaggtgcactggagaagggaatggccaccctctccaggactcttgcctggagaattccacggacagaggagccccgtgggctacagtccatggggtcacatagagtcagacacgagtgagccgCTCACACTTCTGCTAAGTGCGCAGGAGTCGAAGGTGGAGTAAGACAGAAAATGATCATGTGAACAAATGTATCTTCACAAGCAAGACTGCTCTGAGACCTGGAGCAGATATTTCTGAGGAGTTCTCCTGGTGTGGGGACAGGAAATTTTGGAGGCGGGACTGTCCCTGACTGCTGCTTTGGAATTTGGggcgggggtgtgtgtgggggggggcggggcaccAGAGAAGAGGGTTGaggtgagaaaagaagggaagcagggGTCTGTTACTTCGGTCCTTGACTCACTTTTTGGGCCTTCAGCCTTGAACAAAAACTTTTTGAGGGCTCATCGTTTCAATAAATCCTACGACCTGCAGGACCCTGGAAGTAAAGGCAGATAGTGTTGCTCCCTGTGGAGCAGTAAGTCTGTGGGGACGGGATGCTGTtttgatatatgtgtgtgctagAGACGGGATGGGCTGGAGGACAAGAGAATGTCAGCAGGCCAGGTCAGCAGTAGGAATGCATTTCCTTTCATTCTAAGGGTCTAAGTCAGCTTTGTCCAATAGAACATTCTGTGATGATGAAAgttgttttatatattatctCTACTGTCCAGtgttggcttcccaagtggttcagcggtaaagaatctgcccgcaatgccagagatgcaggtttgatccctgggttgggaagatcccctggaggaggaaatggcaacccactccagtattcttgcctggtaaatcttgtggagagaggagcctggtgggctccaggccGTGGGGTCGCAGAAGTGTCCGACAGGActaagcaattaaacaacaacggTCCAGTGCAATAGCTACTAGCCATATGTGGCTATTATGGAGCACTTGAAATCTGGCTAGTGCTACTGCGAAACTGAATTTtggattttattacattttaattaagTGTAAATAGCCACAGGAAATGAGTGGCTAGGGCAGCGCTGGTCAAGGCTCTTTACCTGCCCTCTATGACACGGTATAGACCAAAGGCCCTTTTGGGTCAAGAACACGTTAGCACTCCATTCTCTCCTTCACCATGTAACCCCCAAACTGCTCTTGTAGTTACCCTGTTTCCTGCCCCTTATAATTATGTTGAAACACCTCTTCCTGGAGAGTTTGTATGTCCATTCAGTTAAAACAAAGCTTTCTTGAGCTCAAGCAgtgaggattccatggacagaggagcctggccctaGGTCTGATCACCCAGCAGTGATTTCAGCCAGTGTTTGGGGAAGGACTCAATATCATTGTTGGGGTCTTAGTTAATATGACCTCTTGCCTCTCTACACCATCTTTGCCCAGGAGATCCAGGGACTTAGGTGGGAAAAGCACAAGATATGGAGCAGGAATCCCTGTGCTGGAATCAGATTGTGTTCCAGCACCAGCTCAGTGATTCCGTCAACAGTCTGAGTTTATCGAGCATCTCTACCATGCACTGTGCCCGCTGCTGGGAAGACAGCTGCGAACAGGCAAAATTGCTACCTT
Coding sequences within:
- the C8H2orf72 gene encoding uncharacterized protein C2orf72 homolog isoform X2 → MESELEALAARPESPGQPPFQALVEAAGGRGQVLLVGELWEREQSRALLWDFARAVFPPQQAAGKPGGGAAEGAGPGAPGVPKRHATGARAIRSPLVFVLCRASSLAARGPRRHLREMLRDVRGRRRAGAALVGVLVAEAEPEDAGAPELRLLEALLRTVFGRQAGGPVQAAAYRPGHPASSLAVQAAACRALQAAGPWRPEGAWERPGLPPLLACFSWGPWSRRKDPDTSSRSGPAQGDLQDSEEELVLMAVYPNGDCEDPGKGSKPCDRVVSAPTEPAGDLR
- the C8H2orf72 gene encoding uncharacterized protein C2orf72 homolog isoform X1, with the translated sequence MESELEALAARPESPGQPPFQALVEAAGGRGQVLLVGELWEREQSRALLWDFARAVFPPQQAAGKPGGGAAEGAGPGAPGVPKRHATGARAIRSPLVFVLCRASSLAARGPRRHLREMLRDVRGRRRAGAALVGVLVAEAEPEDAGAPELRLLEALLRTVFGRQAGGPVQAAAYRPGHPASSLAVQAAACRALQAAGPWRPAEGAWERPGLPPLLACFSWGPWSRRKDPDTSSRSGPAQGDLQDSEEELVLMAVYPNGDCEDPGKGSKPCDRVVSAPTEPAGDLR
- the C8H2orf72 gene encoding uncharacterized protein C2orf72 homolog isoform X4; the encoded protein is MESELEALAARPESPGQPPFQALVEAAGGRGQVLLVGELWEREQSRALLWDFARAVFPPQQAAGKPGGGAAEGAGPGAPGVPKRHATGARAIRSPLVFVLCRASSLAARGPRRHLREMLRDVRGRRRAGAALVGVLVAEAEPEDAGAPELRLLEALLRTVFGRQAGGPVQAAAYRPGHPASSLAVQAAACRALQAAGPWRPEGAWERPGLPPLLACFSWGPWSRRKDPDTSSRSGPAQG
- the C8H2orf72 gene encoding uncharacterized protein C2orf72 homolog isoform X3, coding for MESELEALAARPESPGQPPFQALVEAAGGRGQVLLVGELWEREQSRALLWDFARAVFPPQQAAGKPGGGAAEGAGPGAPGVPKRHATGARAIRSPLVFVLCRASSLAARGPRRHLREMLRDVRGRRRAGAALVGVLVAEAEPEDAGAPELRLLEALLRTVFGRQAGGPVQAAAYRPGHPASSLAVQAAACRALQAAGPWRPAEGAWERPGLPPLLACFSWGPWSRRKDPDTSSRSGPAQG